The Fusarium musae strain F31 chromosome 10, whole genome shotgun sequence genome window below encodes:
- a CDS encoding Type I Iterative PKS (SMCOG1093:Beta-ketoacyl synthase~antiSMASH:Cluster_10.5), which yields MTKSETITVASGSPTGANGPGSKNEQMVVSAHAATPDDDPVCIVGMACRLPGGIRSPDDLWDFMIQKKSAYGPVPADRYNIDGFYHPQNNLSGATNVPGGYFINEDVRQFDNAFFDINNLEATYMDPQQRKILEVVYECLVSSGTSMEAIAGSNTGVYVANFTVDYQPQQLRDPDYLHRYVATGSGATIMSNRISHVFNLHGPSLSVDTACSSSIYAFHQAIKAIKAGDCDSAIVASANLILSPEPHIAAAKSGVLSSTGMCLTFDESASGYGRAEGVNSIYVKRLSSTIKDGNPIRAVIRGSALNANGRTPGISLPDSDFQELAMRKAYRDANLDVSGTDYVECHGTGTAVGDPIEVEAIGRVFDRGSGGKLLLGSVKTNVGHSEAASGLTSVLKVVKSFEKGQIPPTRGIVNLNPKLVLAERNLMIAQDAHDWPRDLRRASINSFGYGGANAHIILESAESYLGKEPRIRPSMNNMSRTRQQRSVLLPLSASSPFSLQALVNDISSKLPRLGHVNEIDSLAYTLTHGRDHLSHRTFILADLDKSGELLRTFRTTTGEDDFPMMRPLPLGFVFTGQGAQYPGMAKELITSSGTFCSTIRRLDSVLQALAPEHSPDWTLEETILDSSTSLINEVERSQPVCTAVQIALVELLRSWGIKCNAVVGHSSGEIAAAYCAGLISASQAISVAYFRGYAAGRMRARGTMMAVGLSDEAAELLIESRGLKDQIRVACINAPESVTLSGSDEGIQVLKQALESNNRFCRLLQTGGRAYHSSMMEEVGELYEELLTPLFTGKGARNGTACRRSDKVTMHSSVGYSHESLSILGVGTHMPAYWRRNLEQPVQFNSALSNLISKEGNVHLIEIGPHSALEGPIKQIRKHLGLTETALPYVAALVRKKDPDHSVKTLAGKLFSHGHSVNWDAVNNLPSNGLRIIHELAPYPWDYTRNQGVLWSEPRASYEMRNRKYLRHELLGTRALTGNDIDYTWRNLLRLGEIPWLKDHCLEDQIVFPATGYMAMAIEALSQILDAKEKPVDEVSFEFRNVNISAALQIPNQERDVYSRDTDLELHTTMSGSKISNTSSSVDWHEFSISSWQAERTMLHCRGSIRLAKPLTARDSHSVALSETEGFDKWSMNKWYTKWHEEGLCFGPHFRSLHSLQTDGGRSRRETIGTTRLEPALDGHGGMPYALHPITMDAAIQTAALSTAAGHVDSLRAWLPVFISRCRVQPSSSGVDIDVEIQAFSETTGLSSRSISATVRDSTGKPVMDYAGLRVALYTGKNAKAVESSTISQGGNNPPSDLYTQRNPTLRVTWKPDIRRLDQSGELNLKEYIAAFVNQQTEDLRDEESLSVMSALLDLAGHKNPRMRVLELGGDGLGYKSKHWQSALSKDTAFSRCRSWHVGTLTTDGNISMEPDDEEGPFDVLLLPRHDTSRQFWDRFPGRLSGLISDQGVIITRATDTGMTELEAAGLGVLNVGNQILLGVRPLQMPGTAARNVFIVRADNASATVTKLGEAVSAMLSEQVGISRVSVIRFNEIDTIDITDADICISLLEMENEFLATMNPQDMERLRSITSTTTNLLWITAANMLGLTPNPNLTLSNGLSRALMLEQPVLHFSILDVGSLVDLNTELICSSVIKVLGRVHDRDDCEFIQKDGLLQISRYCPDIQLNSLFRRRLGLQAGRDLEPLASSHPARLSIDRIGAMDSLFFQTISEPTTNDDLAPGFVDVDVRAVSLNAKDVYTMSGRVDTRNMTTAFDVSGLITSIGQHVNHVAMGDRVVVSAPHHLGTAVRVPAGCVHKMTPDEEFTVMPSMLVIYPTALYALNDRAHLRSGESILIHAGSGGLGIAAIILARRIGATVYTTVGSDVKRDYLINELSVPSSHIFNSRDSTFVQGIMKATGGRGVDVILNSLVGDLMHDSWRCLTDFGRFVEVGKRELVDVGKLDMSVFLRNATFTAFDLSELFYSQDHFHRSIWDRLISETLQLYRNGEIQPPPIKVFDVSQTAQAYRSFLSKDRVGKIVISMEDQQARVPVAPPLYLSVFDPDKVYLLVGCLGGLGRSLSRWMMARGARRFVFLGRSGADRPSARQLISWLERAGATVGIVRGDVGNMPDVTKAVEACVSAGRRIGGVVQAAMGLSESLFASMSNEAWHTGIDPKWQGTWNLHNALQVHVDKDQNNEPDFFLLTSSVSGTVGTATESNYCSANGFLDAFARWRRSRGQPCVSVGLGMISEVGYLHENPEIESLLLRKGIQPLNEDAFLQIVDLALTSEQDGQIDDSHLLTGLESAAIRELNAQGFDVTSHGVLNEARSSILLASVLAEKEAQDVAPQDGHLAVVAAAEWFKSIPSALSPVFAPVADSASLRIAIMQLIKTRFSNLILVPVDQISEDKPLPNFGVDSMIASEFRSWFWSVLRIDIPFLDIMSTKTTLSTLAELVEGKL from the exons ATGACCAAGTCTGAGACTATCACCGTAGCATCCGGTTCCCCAACAGGTGCAAACGGCCCGGGATCTAAGAACGAGCAAATGGTGGTCTCCGCCCATGCGGCAACTCCAGATGACGACCCTGTTTGCATAGTAGGAATGG CATGTCGGCTGCCCGGTGGTATCCGCTCCCCAGATGATCTCTGGGATTTCATGATCCAAAAGAAATCAGCCTACGGACCCGTCCCAGCTGATCGATACAATATCGACGGTTTCTACCATCCTCAAAACAACCTCAGCGGCGCAACAAATGTCCCCGGAGGCTACTTCATCAACGAGGACGTCCGACAGTTTGACAATGCCTTctttgacatcaacaaccttgaGGCCACCTACATGGATCCTCAGCAACGCAAGATTCTCGAGGTCGTATACGAGTGTCTCGTGAGCTCGGGCACTTCTATGGAAGCTATAGCTGGCTCCAATACCGGCGTTTATGTGGCCAACTTCACGGTGGACtatcagcctcagcagctgaGAGATCCTGATTATCTGCATAGATATGTGGCGACTGGGTCAGGTGCCACTATCATGTCCAATCGTATTAGCCATGTTTTCAACCTCCATGGACCTAG TCTGTCGGTAGACACTGCCTGCTCTTCATCTATCTACGCCTTCCAccaagccatcaaagccatCAAGGCGGGAGATTGTGATAGCGCAATTGTGGCTAGTGCCAATCTGATCTTGTCGCCTGAGCCTCAtattgctgctgccaagagcGGCGTTCTCTCATCCACAGGCATGTGTCTTACCTTTGACGAATCCGCCAGTGGCTATGGTCGAGCGGAAGGCGTCAATTCTATCTATGTCAAGCGCCTATCCTCTACCATAAAGGATGGAAACCCCATCCGTGCTGTCATCAGGGGAAGTGCACTGAATGC AAACGGGAGAACGCCGGGAATATCGCTTCCAGATAGCGACTTCCAAGAGCTGGCGATGCGTAAAGCCTACCGTGATGCCAACTTGGATGTTTCAGGCACTGATTACGTCGAGTGCCATGGTACTGGCACTGCTGTTGGTGACCCTATAGAGGTAGAAGCGATTGGAAGAGTCTTTGACCGAGGGTCAGGCGGCAAACTTCTACTTGGATCG GTCAAAACAAACGTCGGACACAGTGAAGCAGCAAGTGGTCTCACATCCGTGCTGAAGGTTGTCAAATCCTTCGAGAAGGGTCAGATTCCTCCAACTCGGGGCATCGTTAACCTCAATCCCAAAC TGGTTCTTGCTGAGCGCAATCTCATGATTGCGCAGGATGCTCACGACTGGCCACGGGATCTTCGCCGTGCTAGCATCAACTCCTTCGGCTACGGCGGTGCCAACGCTCATATCATTCTTGAGTCAGCCGAAAGCTATCTTGGCAAAGAACCCCGGATTAGACCATCCATGAACAACATGTCGAGAACAAGACAGCAGCGATCTGTACTGTTGCCTCTATCAGCTAGCTCGCCGTTCTCTCTTCAAGCACTAGTCAATGATATCTCCTCGAAGCTTCCGCGGCTTGGTCATGTAAACGAGATTGACTCGTTGGCTTATACTCTTACGCATGGCCGCGACCACCTCAGTCACAGAACCTTTATTCTAGCAGATCTTGACAAGAGCGGCGAGCTCTTGCGGACATTTCGAACTACAACCGGTGAAGATGACTTCCCTATGATGAGGCCGCTGCCCCTTGGCTTTGTATTTACAGGGCAAGGCGCACAGTACCCAGGTATGGCCAAGGAGCTAATCACCAGTTCTGGGACTTTCTGCTCAACGATCCGCCGTCTCGACTCTGTGCTCCAAGCTCTAGCTCCTGAACACTCTCCAGATTGGACGCTGGAGGAGACCATCTTAGACTCTAGCACATCCCTCATCAACGAGGTTGAGCGTAGCCAGCCGGTTTGCACAGCCGTTCAAATCGCACTTGTCGAGCTACTTCGCAGCTGGGGTATTAAGTGCAATGCAGTTGTCGGACATTCCTCAGGCGAGATAGCGGCAGCTTACTGTGCCGGCCTGATCAGTGCCTCGCAAGCCATCTCGGTAGCTTACTTTCGAGGGTATGCTGCAGGAAGAATGCGTGCAAGAGGTACTATGATGGCAGTTGGGCTGAGTGATGAAGCTGCTGAGCTATTGATCGAGAGTAGAGGGCTCAAAGACCAGATCCGGGTGGCCTGCATTAACGCACCTGAGAGTGTCACGTTGAGTGGGTCGGATGAAGGGATCCAAGTGCTCAAACAGGCTTTGGAGAGCAACAACAGGTTTTGCCGTCTGCTACAAACAGGCGGTCGCGCTTATCACTCCTCTATGATGGAAGAAGTGGGTGAATTATACGAAGAGCTACTTACCCCTCTCTTCACTGGGAAGGGTGCTCGGAATGGCACTGCTTGTCGCCGTTCGGATAAAGTCACAATGCACTCATCCGTAGGCTACAGCCACGAGAGCCTGAGTATCTTAGGTGTGGGCACGCATATGCCAGCGTACTGGAGAAGGAACTTGGAGCAACCCGTTCAGTTCAACTCCGCCCTCTCAAATCTAATCTCAAAAGAGGGTAATGTCCATCTCATTGAAATTGGTCCACACTCCGCCCTTGAAGGCCCGATAAAGCAGATCCGGAAACATCTTGGACTTACTGAAACAGCACTCCCCTATGTTGCAGCTCTAGTCAGAAAGAAAGATCCCGACCACTCTGTCAAGACACTTGCTGGAAAGCTCTTTTCCCACGGCCACTCTGTGAACTGGGATGCAGTCAACAATCTGCCCAGCAATGGCTTAAGAATTATTCATGAACTAGCTCCTTACCCGTGGGACTACACACGAAATCAAGGTGTACTATGGAGTGAACCCCGAGCCAGCTACGAGATGAGGAACAGAAAGTATCTGCGCCATGAACTGCTTGGTACTCGCGCTCTTACAGGCAATGATATCGACTACACGTGGCGGAATCTGCTGCGCCTTGGCGAAATACCCTGGCTGAAGGATCATTGCCTAGAAGATCAGATTGTCTTTCCCGCGACAGGTTATATGGCCATGGCTATCGAGGCTCTTTCTCAGATCCTTGACGCAAAGGAAAAGCCAGTAGACGAGGTTTCTTTTGAGTTCCGCAACGTCAACATCAGTGCCGCGCTACAGATTCCTAACCAGGAGAGGGACGTCTATTCAAGGGACACTGATCTGGAACTGCATACTACCATGTCTGGCAGCAAGATCTCCAACACTAGCAGCTCAGTTGACTGGCATGAGTTTTCCATCTCATCCTGGCAGGCTGAAAGAACGATGCTTCATTGTAGGGGCAGCATTCGTTTGGCCAAACCTCTTACAGCTCGAGACAGCCATAGTGTTGCGTTATCTGAGACCGAAGGTTTTGACAAATGGTCTATGAACAAGTGGTACACAAAATGGCATGAGGAAGGTCTCTGCTTCGGCCCTCACTTCCGGTCTCTTCACAGCTTACAAACCGATGGGGGCCGAAGTCGACGGGAGACAATTGGGACAACCAGGCTTGAGCCCGCTCTTGATGGACACGGCGGTATGCCTTACGCCCTTCACCCTATCACAATGGATGCAGCTATCCAAACAGCTGCTTTGAGCACGGCGGCTGGCCACGTTGACTCCTTGAGGGCCTGGTTACCGGTCTTCATTTCTCGGTGTAGAGTACAGCCTTCTTCGAGCGGTGTCGATATTGACGTTGAGATTCAAGCCTTTTCAGAAACGACAGGTCTCTCTAGCAGATCTATTTCAGCCACAGTACGCGACTCGACTGGCAAGCCAGTGATGGATTACGCCGGACTACGAGTTGCTTTGTATACCGGAAAGAATGCAAAGGCAGTCGAGTCGTCTACCATTAGCCAAGGCGGTAATAACCCTCCATCAGACTTGTATACGCAGCGAAACCCAACTTTGAGAGTGACGTGGAAACCTGATATTCGACGTCTTGATCAGAGTGGAGAGTTAAATTTGAAGGAGTACATCGCCGCTTTCGTGAATCAACAAACGGAGGATTTGCGGGACGAAGAGAGTCTATCTGTCATGAGCGCACTGCTTGATCTGGCTGGACACAAGAACCCGCGTATGCGTGTACTCGAGCTAGGTGGCGATGGTCTAGGCTACAAGTCAAAGCACTGGCAGTCGGCCTTGTCCAAAGATACGGCTTTCTCTAGGTGTCGGTCCTGGCATGTTGGAACCCTGACAACAGACGGGAACATATCAATGGAGccggatgatgaagaaggcccATTTGATGTCTTGTTACTTCCGAGA CATGATACTTCGAGGCAATTCTGGGATCGGTTTCCCGGACGGCTCAGTGGCTTAATATCAGATCAGGGCGTTATTATCACTCGAGCGACGGACACTGGTATGACGGAGCTAGAGGCTGCTGGCCTCGGTGTCCTGAATGTCGGGAACCAGATCCTACTAGGGGTGCGTCCTCTTCAAATGCCAGGCACCGCGGCGAGGAATGTCTTCATTGTG CGTGCCGACAATGCTTCCGCCACTGTGACAAAACTTGGCGAGGCTGTATCAGCAATGCTGTCGGAGCAGGTCGGTATATCTCGTGTCAGTGTCATCAGATTCAATGAAATAGACACTATAGATATTACCGATGCTGACATATGTATCTCCCTTTTGGAAATGGAGAACGAATTCCTGGCGACTATGAACCCACAGGACATGGAACGGCTGCGCTCCATCACATCTACGACAACAAACCTCTTGTGGATCACAGCCGCAAACATGCTAGGCCTAACCCCAAACCCCAACCTGACGCTTTCGAACGGTCTTTCCCGCGCTCTGATGCTAGAACAGCCTGTACTACACTTCTCCATACTAGATGTTGGTTCACTCGTTGATCTTAACACGGAGTTGATATGTTCGAGTGTTATCAAAGTCCTTGGACGTGTGCATGACAGAGATGATTGCGAGTTCATTCAGAAAGATGGCCTCTTGCAAATTAGCAGATACTGTCCCGATATCCAGCTCAATTCACTCTTCCGGCGGCGTCTTGGACTTCAGGCCGGTAGGGATCTGGAACCGTTGGCGAGTTCGCATCCAGCACGACTGTCGATTGATCGTATTGGCGCTATGGactcgctcttcttccagacAATATCTGAGCCTACCACTAACGATGATTTGGCCCCTGGCtttgttgatgtcgatgtcaGAGCCGTTAGTCTCAACGCCAAAGATGTCTATACCATGAGCGGACGCGTGGATACGCGGAATATGACTACGGCATTTGACGTCTCAGGCCTCATCACCTCGATTGGCCAGCATGTAAACCATGTCGCAATGGGCGATCGCGTTGTTGTATCCGCCCCTCATCATCTCGGAACGGCGGTTCGCGTTCCGGCTGGATGTGTGCACAAGATGACACCTGATGAGGAATTCACCGTGATGCCTTCTATGTTGGTCATATATCCCACTGCGCTGTATGCCCTCAACGACCGTGCCCACTTACGATCGGGTGAGTCTATACTCATACACGCTGGCTCTGGCGGCCTCGGCATCGCAGCTATCATTCTGGCCCGCAGGATAGGCGCTACTGTGTACACCACCGTTGGATCTGATGTCAAACGCGACTATCTCATCAACGAGCTATCCGTCCCGTCTTCAcacatcttcaactcccGCGACTCGACCTTTGTCCAAGGCATCATGAAAGCAACCGGCGGTCGTGGAGTGGACGTCATTCTCAACTCTCTCGTCGGCGATCTTATGCACGATAGTTGGCGCTGCTTAACAGACTTTGGACGTTTCGTCGAAGTTGGGAAGCGAGAGCTCGTTGATGTTGGCAAATTGGACATGAGCGTGTTTCTTCGCAACGCCACTTTCACCGCGTTCGATTTGTCGGAGCTGTTTTACTCCCAGGACCACTTCCATCGATCTATCTGGGATAGACTTATAAGCGAGACATTACAGCTCTATCGCAACGGAGAGATCCAACCGCCTCCGATCAAGGTCTTTGATGTTAGTCAGACTGCACAGGCATATCGAAGTTTCTTGAGCAAGGATCGAGTAGGCAAGATTGTGATTTCGATGGAGGATCAGCAAGCTCGAGTGCCG GTCGCCCCACCTCTTTATCTAAGTGTTTTTGACCCTGATAAGGTTTATCTCCTCGTCGGATGTCTCGGTGGTTTAGGGCGCAGCTTGAGTCGATGGATGATGGCCCGTGGAGCCCGTCGATTTGTGTTCCTCGGTCGTTCGGGGGCTGACAGGCCGAGTGCACGTCAACTAATCTCCTGGCTGGAACGAGCCGGTGCTACGGTCGGAATAGTCCGCGGTGACGTTGGTAACATGCCCGATGTCACGAAAGCAGTTGAAGCTTGTGTTAGTGCGGGAAGACGCATAGGTGGCGTGGTCCAAGCAGCCATGGGTCTTTCCGAGTCCCTCTTCGCTAGCATGTCCAACGAGGCTTGGCATACTGGGATCGATCCCAAGTGGCAGGGAACATGGAACCTTCACAACGCCCTGCAGGTCCACGTCGATAAAGACCAAAACAACGAGCCTGACTTTTTCCTCCTCACCTCGTCGGTCTCGGGGACTGTCGGTACAGCTACTGAAAGCAACTACTGTTCGGCCAACGGTTTTCTCGATGCTTTCGCTCGATGGCGTCGGTCGCGCGGTCAACCTTGTGTTTCGGTTGGTCTAGGTATGATCTCGGAAGTGGGCTATTTGCACGAGAACCCTGAGATTGAGAGCTTGCTTCTGCGCAAAGGCATCCAGCCTCTCAATGAAGATGCGTTCCTACAGATTGTCGATCTTGCGTTGACTAGCGAGCAAGATGGTCAGATTGACGACTCACATCTACTAACTGGCCTGGAGTCTGCTGCAATTCGCGAGCTCAATGCCCAAGGGTTCGACGTCACCAGCCACGGCGTCCTAAACGAAGCACGCTCCTCAATCCTCCTAGCCTCCGTATTGGCAGAAAAAGAGGCTCAGGATGTGGCTCCCCAAGACGGTCACCTAGCCGTTGTGGCGGCGGCAGAATGGTTCAAGAGCATTCCCTCGGCTCTATCACCCGTTTTTGCCCCGGTTGCAGACTCTGCTTCCCTGCGCATTGCAATCATGCAGCTGATAAAGACACGCTTCTCTAACCTGATCCTTGTCCCTGTAGATCAGATCAGTGAGGATAAGCCGCTGCCTaactttggtgttgatagcaTGATTGCATCAGAGTTTCGCTCATGGTTCTGGTCAGTTCTACGGATAGATATTCCCTTTTTGGACATTATGAGCACGAAAACGACTTTGAGCACGTTGGCAGAGTTAGTAGAAGGGAAGCTTTAG
- a CDS encoding hypothetical protein (EggNog:ENOG41~antiSMASH:Cluster_10.5), with amino-acid sequence MDHGNMVFRRGYVPLSEIPTNSTQQTGIAIIFLMTSLAFVTWSARMYSRFSKKQIGVDDWFVTVAMLFSIGLHVPYYYFFRYEYVGFHTRDLPKSYDIEPVLFYNWIMQVLYNPILALVKSSILFFLLRLGGHNRNIKWAIYGLNAFNLALMIAIFLTVVFQTIPINAYWDLSVKPERQIDGPVFYISSAIITIITDVLVLLIPFWIFLGLKMRIAAKLGLIVVFLMGGVVTIVAILRVIELYKKFYVKGYDSRHSLGDTLSSIEVNLAIIACCGPALRPLFRRMFPRLFSGKSTNDTGKYNTPSRYGNGTAGVSSFHLKDMHRSRTQTEIRGYSPNGSEEEIMTYNGILRTTATLTKWTKT; translated from the exons ATGGACCACGGCAACATGGTCTTTCGACGTGGTTACGTGCCGCTGTCGGAAATACCCACGAATTCGACGCAGCAGACTGGAATCGCGATTATTTTCCTCATGACGTCTCTTGCTTTCGTCACATGGAGCGCCCGTATGTACTCCAGGTTCAGTAAGAAGCAGATCGGTGTCG ATGACTGGTTCGTCACGGTCGCAATG CTGTTTTCCATCGGTCTACATGTTCCATATTACTACT TCTTCAGATACGAATACGTCGGCTTCCATACTAGAGATCTTCCCAAGTCTTACGACATCGAGCCTGTTTTATTCTACAACTGGATAATGCAGGTCCTTTACAACCCTATCCTGGCTCTTGTAAAGTCGTCgatccttttcttccttcttcgaCTTGGAGGCCATAACCGTAACATCAAATGGGCCATCTATGGCTTAAACGCATTTAATTTGGCGTTGATGATTGCAATTTTCTTAACCGTGGTATTCCAAACCATTCCGATCAATGCTTACTGGGACCTATCTGTAAAGCCAGAACGTCAGATCGACGGACCTGTGTTTTACATCTCATCGGCTATCATCACGATTATTACAgatgttcttgttcttttgatTCCGTTTTGGATTTTTCTGGGCCTCAAAATGCGGATCGCTGCAAAGCTAGGTTTAATCGTGGTATTTCTCATGGGCGGCGT AGTAACAATCGTCGCTATTCTTCGTGTGATCGAACTGTATAAGAAGTTCTACGTCAAAGGATACGATTCTAGACACTCGCTCGGTGACACTCTGAGCAGCATCGAAGTCAACCTCGCCATCATCGCTTGTTGCGGTCCTGCTCTGCGCCCACTGTTCCGCAGAATGTTCCCTCGTCTCTTTTCCGGGAAAAGCACGAATGATACTGGAAAATACAACACGCCAAGTCGCTATGGAAATGGCACGGCTGGCGTCTCGTCTTTTCATCTCAAGGACATGCATCGGAGCAGAACGCAGACTGAGATTCGTGGATATTCACCGAATGGAAGCGAAGAGGAGATCATGACATATAACGGCATTTTACGGACGACTGCT ACACTGACCAAGTGGACAAAGACCTGA